GACTGGACCGGGCGGAGATTCGGCGTCGCGCTCGACCCCGAGAGCGAAGTCTCGGCCACCATCGGCGCCAAGGAAGCGGTATTCAACTTCCACGAGGCGTTCGTGGATCCGGGCGACGTGGTGCTGTGTCCCTCCCCCGGCTATCCGCCCTACAGCCGCGGCACGCTGTTCGCCGAGGGCGAGCCGTACCACCTGCCGCTGACCGCCGAACGCGACTACCTGGTCGATCTGAGCGCCATTCCCAGCGACGTCGCGCGGCGCGCCAAGGTGCTGTGGATCAACTATCCCAATTCACCGTCCGGCGCGGTCGCCCCGCGGTCGTTTCTGCACGAGGTGCTGGAGTTCGCCGCCTCCCACGACCTGATCGTGGCCTCCGACGAGGCGTACTCGGAGATCTACTTCGGTGCGCCGCCACTGTCGATGCTGAACGTCGGCAAGGAGCGGGTGCTGGTGTTCAACTCGCTGTCCAAGCGGTCTGCAATGACCACCTACCGGATCGGCTGGGTCGCCGGCGACCCAGAACTGGTGGCGCTGTTCCGGCAGGTCAAGACCAACATCGACTCCGGTACCCCGACGTTCATTCAGGACGGCGCGGTGGCCGCCCTCGGCGACGAGAGCCACGTGCGGGCCTTTCGCGAGCAGTACCGCCGCAAGCGCGACCTGCTGTGCGCGGCGCTGGTCGAGGCGGGGCTGCCCGACTGCCGGCCGGACGCGTCGCTGTACGTGTGGCAGCGCGTGCCCGAGCACCTCAGCTCGGTGGAGTTCGCCACCGCCCTGCTGCACCCGGAGATCGCGATCGTGACCACTCCGGGCGCCTGGATCTCCGACGCCAACCCCGGCGAGGCCAACCCGGGCGAGGGCTACGTGCGCTTCGCCCTGGTGCCGTCGGTGGCGCAGACGCAGCGCGCCGCCGAACTGCTGCGCAAGGCATCGTTCTAGCCACCGCCCCACCGCGGCGCCGAGCTTGCCGCCGGGCGGCGTCTGCTTCTAGACTGTTGAGCGTGGATCGCCTGTTCGACCGCCTCGGTGACATGCTGCGCGCGGTGCTCGGCGGCGACGGTGCCGGTGCCGCCGACCGCGGCCCGCAGCGCCGTCGGCCGCTGCACACCGACGACCCCGACCTGGCCGCCGCCTGGGAGGAACTGGAGAGCTTCCTCGACGGGGACGACGAATCCGCGGACGGTGCCAGGTCGTCGACGTCCGGGACCACCGGTGCCGGCGCGCCGCATCCGCGCGAGCCGCTACGCGCCGACTACGCGACGCTCGGGGTGGCCTTCGACGCGCCGCTGAGCGAGGTGAAGCGCGCCTACAAGCGCCTGATGCAGGCCCACCACCCCGATCGTTTCGCGCACGACCCCGCCCGCCAGGCCGACGCCACGCGCAAGGCGGCACTGATCAATTCCGCATTCGCGCGCATCGAGCGGGAGGCACGCACCGCGCGCGAGTAGCGCGCTGACCCCGCAGCGGCGGACGCGGCGCGACGCCGGCAGGTGACGGGCGGTTCCGCCCTGCGCTATAGTGCAGGCAACGATGATGACCGGCGACGCCAGCCAAAGCGCGGTCCTGGCGGCCGTAATGGCCGCGGTCGTCGTGTTCGCGTGGCTGGTCAACGGCCTGCTCACGCCCGCGGTGACCCGTCTCGCCCACCGCCACAAGTGGTACGACATACCGGATTCGCGCAAGCTGCACACCGGCCTGATTCCGCGCATCGGCGGGCTTGGCATCTTCGTTTCCATGGCGCTGGCGATCGGCTTCGGGTTCGCCGGCCTCGCCCTCCTGGACCGGTTGACGGCGACGCCGGCCGCGCCGCTCATTGCGGCCTCCGTCGGCGTGGCGATGATCTTCGGCGTCGGGCTGTACGACGACTTCGTACCGTTGCGCGCGCGCACCAAGCTGCTCCTGCAGGTGATCGCCGCCACCATCGTCGCCGCGAGTGGAATGCGCGTCGACAGCATCGCCATTCCGCTGCTCGGCAACCTGCACCTCGGCGGCATGGCCGTTCCCCTGACCGTGTTCTGGATCGTGGGAATGACCAACTCCGTAAACCTGATCGACGGCATCGACGGCCTGGCCGGAGGCATCTCGGCGATTGCCGCGGCCTGCATGGCGATCATCGCGCTGCTGCAGGGCCACCTGCTCACCGCCCTGGTGGCGCTGGCGCTGTTCGGCGCGCTTGGCGGATTCCTGCTCTACAACTGGCCGCCGGCGTCGATCTTCATGGGCGACTCGGGCAGCCACCTGCTCGGCTTCGCGCTGGCCATTCTCCCGTTCCTGGACATCGGCGGAGCCGCCACCCTGGGCACCCTCGTGGTACCCGCGACGCTGGTGCTGATCCCGATCGTGGACTGCGGCGCCGCCACCGTGCGCCGCATCCGCCAACGGCGCTCGGTCGGTTCGGCCGATACGGATCACATTCACTACGTCCTGCGTGCCCTCGGCATGTCGGACCGCAAGATTCTGCTGGCCGTGTACTCGGTGTGCGGCTACCTGGCCGTGGTGGCGATTACCTCCACCCTGCTGCTGCGCGGCGCAGCGATCTACCTGATCATGTTCATGGTGTCTTGGGCCGGGGTGCTGCTCGCCTACGGCATCCTGGTGGCACTGCACGCCCATCGCAAGCAGCGCCGCGGCGAAACCGGCTTTCAACGCGACGCCGGCAGCAACGGCCCGCGCCAGGCGTAGCGGCGCGGGCCGTTGCCGCCGGCCGCGGCCACCGTCAACCCGACAGTGCGTCAGTCTTCAAGCTGGTACTCACGCATCTTGCGATGCAGGGTCTTGCGGCTGATGCCGAGTATCTCCGCCGTACGCGACTTGTTGCCGTGCTGGTGAGTGAGGGTGGCGCGGATGATCTCGCGCTCGCCGTGATCGAGCGTGGAGCCGAGCGGAATCCTCACGGCCGGGGCGTCCTGGGCGCGGCGCACCGCGGGCGGCAGGTCGTGCAGATCGATGGTCGAACCGCGTGCCATTACCACGGCGCTCTCCACGCTGTTCTGCAACTCCCGAACGTTGCCGGGCCACGAGTAGCGGCGCAATGCACTGAGGGCGGAGGGCTTGAAACCTGCGAGCTGCTTGCCGTTTTCCTCGGCGAACTCCTTGAGGAATCCCGCCGCGAGCAGTGACACGTCGGCTTGCCGCTCGCGCAGCGGCGGCACGTCTATGTGCACGACGTTGAGCCGGTAGTACAGGTCGTCGCGGAACGTGCCCTGCTCAATCGCCTGCAGCAGGTCGCGGTTGGTGGCGGTCACCACGCGCACGTCGGCGGTGATCGTCTCCTCTCCGCCGACTCGCTCGAACGCCCGCT
This window of the Spirochaetaceae bacterium genome carries:
- a CDS encoding aminotransferase class I/II-fold pyridoxal phosphate-dependent enzyme — encoded protein: MTRNRTYASRRLAGLGSYAFAEVDQEVAKLRARGIEPIDFGVGDPTVPTPEIVRRATARGVEERQSAGYPSYIGEAAFRTAVADWTGRRFGVALDPESEVSATIGAKEAVFNFHEAFVDPGDVVLCPSPGYPPYSRGTLFAEGEPYHLPLTAERDYLVDLSAIPSDVARRAKVLWINYPNSPSGAVAPRSFLHEVLEFAASHDLIVASDEAYSEIYFGAPPLSMLNVGKERVLVFNSLSKRSAMTTYRIGWVAGDPELVALFRQVKTNIDSGTPTFIQDGAVAALGDESHVRAFREQYRRKRDLLCAALVEAGLPDCRPDASLYVWQRVPEHLSSVEFATALLHPEIAIVTTPGAWISDANPGEANPGEGYVRFALVPSVAQTQRAAELLRKASF
- a CDS encoding J domain-containing protein translates to MDRLFDRLGDMLRAVLGGDGAGAADRGPQRRRPLHTDDPDLAAAWEELESFLDGDDESADGARSSTSGTTGAGAPHPREPLRADYATLGVAFDAPLSEVKRAYKRLMQAHHPDRFAHDPARQADATRKAALINSAFARIEREARTARE
- a CDS encoding MraY family glycosyltransferase, whose product is MMTGDASQSAVLAAVMAAVVVFAWLVNGLLTPAVTRLAHRHKWYDIPDSRKLHTGLIPRIGGLGIFVSMALAIGFGFAGLALLDRLTATPAAPLIAASVGVAMIFGVGLYDDFVPLRARTKLLLQVIAATIVAASGMRVDSIAIPLLGNLHLGGMAVPLTVFWIVGMTNSVNLIDGIDGLAGGISAIAAACMAIIALLQGHLLTALVALALFGALGGFLLYNWPPASIFMGDSGSHLLGFALAILPFLDIGGAATLGTLVVPATLVLIPIVDCGAATVRRIRQRRSVGSADTDHIHYVLRALGMSDRKILLAVYSVCGYLAVVAITSTLLLRGAAIYLIMFMVSWAGVLLAYGILVALHAHRKQRRGETGFQRDAGSNGPRQA